In Phlebotomus papatasi isolate M1 chromosome 1, Ppap_2.1, whole genome shotgun sequence, the following proteins share a genomic window:
- the LOC129799682 gene encoding myosin light chain alkali: MAGDLSARDIERAEFAFSIFDLDGEDCIDANSIGDVLRALNCNPTLATIEKMGGTKKRGEKKLKIEEFLPIYAQVKKEKDTGCYEDFLECLKLYDKNENGLMLLAELNHNLLALGEKLNDDEVAEVFKDCLDPEDDEGQIPYAPFLRKMCDGWGAKTEEGGA; the protein is encoded by the exons GGGCGGAATTTGCCTTCTCAATTTTCGATTTGGATGGTGAGGATTGCATCGATGCCAACTCCATTGGTGATGTCTTGCGTGCCCTCAACTGCAACCCAACCCTGGCCACTATCGAAAAGATGGGCGGCACAAAGAAGAGGGGCGAGAAGAAACTGAAAATTGAAGAATTCCTCCCAATCTATGCACAG GTCAAGAAAGAGAAAGACACGGGATGCTATGAAGATTTCCTCGAGTGTCTGAAGCTGTACGACAAAAATGAGAACGGTCTTATGCTCCTAGCTGAATTGAACCACAATCTTTTGGCCCTGG GTGAGAAACTCAATGATGATGAAGTCGCGGAAGTATTCAAGGACTGCTTGGACCCTGAAGATGATGAAGGACAGATCCCCTATGCCC CATTCCTCCGAAAAATGTGCGATGGTTGGGGAGCGAAAACTGAAGAGGGTGGAGCCTAA